The Streptococcaceae bacterium ESL0687 genome has a segment encoding these proteins:
- the rny gene encoding ribonuclease Y, protein MVSVIATILCAVIGLIAGFILRNIRLNKDQLDAETLIESAESKANDLILAAKRDAENMKNEARLVITEEGQNYRLRIEKEFEENRQELKKQENRLKQREELLDRKDDALTQKELNLDSKEDNLEQKTQQIKQREREVEKLDAVKQETLEQVAKLSTVEARDIVLKETEDSLTRDLAQMVRASEEKATVEADKRAKDILALAMQRVSGDFVSEQTVSVVSLPNDEMKGRIIGREGRNIRTFESLTGIDVIIDDTPEAVVLSGFDPIRREIARLTLEQLVQDGRIHPARIEELVEKNRKEIDKKIVEYGEQAAFEVGAHTLHPDIIKIMGRLHFRTSYGQNVLNHSIEVANLAGALAGEMGENVALAKRAGFLHDIGKALDHEIEGSHVEIGVELAKKYRENPIVINTIASHHGDTEPTSVIALLVAAADALSAARPGARRESIENYIKRLQKLEEISNNFDGVDSSFAIQAGREIRVLVNPGKINDDQAVILSHKIKQKIEEDMDYPGNIKVTVIRETRAIDYAK, encoded by the coding sequence ATGGTAAGTGTTATTGCTACTATCCTTTGCGCTGTAATTGGTTTGATTGCAGGTTTTATCTTGCGCAACATTCGTCTGAATAAAGATCAGCTAGATGCTGAAACATTGATAGAGAGTGCTGAGAGTAAAGCTAATGATTTAATCCTCGCTGCTAAGCGTGATGCTGAAAATATGAAAAATGAAGCCCGCTTAGTAATTACTGAAGAGGGTCAGAATTATCGCTTAAGAATTGAAAAAGAATTTGAAGAAAATCGACAAGAACTTAAAAAACAAGAGAATCGTCTAAAACAGCGGGAAGAGCTATTGGACCGCAAGGATGATGCCTTGACTCAAAAGGAATTGAACCTTGATTCAAAAGAAGACAATCTTGAGCAAAAAACGCAACAAATTAAACAGCGTGAAAGAGAAGTAGAGAAGTTAGATGCAGTTAAACAGGAGACCTTAGAGCAGGTTGCTAAGCTTTCTACAGTGGAAGCTAGGGATATCGTTCTTAAGGAAACTGAGGACTCACTAACAAGAGATCTAGCTCAGATGGTTCGAGCTAGTGAAGAGAAGGCTACTGTTGAAGCTGATAAGCGTGCTAAAGATATCCTTGCCCTTGCCATGCAAAGGGTTAGTGGAGATTTTGTAAGTGAGCAGACTGTCTCAGTTGTCAGCCTTCCAAATGATGAGATGAAGGGTAGGATTATTGGACGTGAAGGTCGTAATATCCGTACCTTTGAATCTCTAACAGGGATTGATGTCATTATTGACGATACACCTGAAGCGGTTGTCCTATCAGGATTTGATCCGATTAGACGGGAAATCGCCCGTCTAACCTTGGAACAACTTGTCCAGGACGGCCGTATTCATCCGGCTCGAATTGAAGAGTTGGTTGAAAAAAACCGTAAGGAAATCGACAAAAAAATCGTCGAATACGGTGAGCAGGCAGCCTTTGAGGTGGGTGCTCATACCCTCCATCCAGATATTATTAAAATTATGGGTCGCCTTCACTTTAGAACAAGTTATGGACAAAATGTTCTTAACCACTCAATTGAAGTAGCAAATCTTGCAGGAGCTCTTGCAGGAGAGATGGGTGAAAATGTAGCCCTGGCTAAGCGTGCTGGTTTCCTTCATGACATTGGGAAAGCCCTTGATCATGAGATAGAAGGAAGTCACGTTGAAATTGGAGTGGAACTTGCTAAGAAGTATAGGGAAAATCCAATTGTTATTAATACCATTGCTAGCCACCACGGTGATACGGAGCCAACAAGTGTGATTGCCCTATTGGTAGCAGCAGCAGATGCCCTAAGTGCAGCTCGTCCAGGAGCCCGTCGTGAGTCAATTGAAAACTATATCAAGAGACTTCAAAAACTCGAAGAGATTTCAAATAACTTTGACGGAGTTGATTCAAGTTTTGCTATTCAGGCAGGACGAGAAATTCGTGTACTAGTTAATCCAGGTAAAATCAATGATGACCAAGCAGTTATTT